One part of the Janthinobacterium sp. 17J80-10 genome encodes these proteins:
- a CDS encoding serine hydrolase domain-containing protein has protein sequence MTNNIDRLLDYQIQSRHCPGALVHVERAGKVLAHQAAGLIGPESDIPMHDGALFRLASLTKTIVTFAALMQVDEGHIALDAPVSDYLPVLKDQRLPSGERPQRAPTVRDLMRHTAGLDYGWAIQDSDVRQKYQNANFLTQTPIYEGSAFLGALAALPLAAQPGTAFNYGYATDVLGMIVEKIDGVSLGKSLKTRILDPLGMRETGFEVPKSEQARLASAFATDTAWHTFVPKYGIPKPGLPFMHCGGGGLVSTLGDFASFSRMLANGGYINGERMLSENLFEEMGRNQLPESVVGPTSFTGPGFGFGLGFAVRLDWGPGAMPCAAGEMTWSGISGTTMFVDPKEKWFALHFSSNMTTRMMARMEFRRAAALC, from the coding sequence ATGACCAACAACATTGACCGCTTACTCGACTATCAAATTCAATCGCGCCATTGCCCCGGCGCCTTGGTGCATGTTGAGCGAGCAGGCAAGGTTTTGGCGCACCAGGCCGCAGGGCTGATTGGCCCGGAAAGCGATATACCGATGCACGACGGCGCGCTGTTCCGTCTTGCATCACTGACTAAAACGATCGTGACCTTTGCGGCCCTGATGCAAGTCGATGAGGGACACATTGCCCTGGACGCACCTGTGAGCGATTATCTGCCGGTGCTGAAAGATCAGCGCTTGCCGTCAGGCGAGCGCCCACAGCGCGCACCTACCGTTCGTGACCTCATGCGCCATACAGCTGGGCTGGACTACGGCTGGGCAATCCAGGATAGCGACGTGCGCCAAAAATACCAGAACGCGAATTTCCTCACGCAGACGCCAATCTACGAGGGCAGCGCCTTTCTTGGTGCACTCGCGGCATTGCCTCTGGCAGCACAACCTGGCACCGCCTTTAATTATGGTTATGCAACCGATGTGCTGGGCATGATTGTCGAAAAAATTGACGGCGTATCACTTGGGAAAAGTCTCAAGACACGGATACTGGATCCGTTGGGCATGCGCGAAACCGGCTTTGAGGTACCCAAATCCGAGCAAGCCCGCCTGGCGTCTGCATTTGCTACCGATACGGCATGGCATACCTTTGTCCCCAAATACGGAATACCCAAACCAGGCCTGCCGTTCATGCACTGTGGCGGCGGTGGCCTGGTGTCTACTCTTGGCGACTTTGCCAGCTTTTCCCGCATGCTCGCCAATGGCGGATACATTAACGGCGAGCGAATGCTATCGGAAAACCTGTTCGAGGAAATGGGGCGCAATCAGCTCCCGGAAAGCGTCGTCGGTCCGACCTCGTTTACCGGCCCCGGATTTGGTTTTGGTCTCGGATTCGCGGTCCGTCTCGATTGGGGTCCGGGCGCCATGCCCTGTGCGGCAGGAGAAATGACGTGGTCGGGCATCAGCGGAACCACAATGTTCGTGGATCCGAAGGAGAAATGGTTCGCCCTTCACTTCAGCAGCAACATGACGACGCGAATGATGGCACGCATGGAATTTCGTCGTGCGGCGGCGCTTTGTTAG
- the glmM gene encoding phosphoglucosamine mutase: MSRKYFGTDGVRGRVGELPITPGFVMRLGYAAGRVLAQGGTGKDGGKKTVLIGKDTRISGYMLEAALEAGFSAAGVDVMLAGPVPTPAVAYLTRALRLSAGVVISASHNPYHDNGIKFFSAQGNKLPDAVETAIEEALEMPIDCVPSERLGKARRLDDAQGRYIEFCKSTFPNELDLRGMKIVVDCAHGAAYHIAPHVFHELGAEVVAIGNQPNGVNINDGYGATAPKALAAAVLEQHADLGIALDGDADRLIMVDGAGRIYNGDELLYVMVKDRMANGGLPGAVGTLMTNMALEVACREMGVGFARAKVGDRYVLEVLQERGWQVGGEGSGHLLFLDKHTTGDGIVSALQVLSALRRSGLTLQQVTADIAMYPQTLINVKVAPGFDWQKNAAVVEEKGIVERELGDTGRVLIRASGTEPLLRVMVEAKNADVAQNMAHRLADKVKAA; encoded by the coding sequence ATGTCACGTAAATATTTTGGCACCGATGGTGTGCGCGGACGTGTCGGCGAATTGCCGATTACGCCAGGTTTTGTCATGCGTCTTGGCTATGCTGCCGGGCGGGTGCTGGCACAGGGTGGCACTGGCAAGGACGGGGGCAAGAAGACGGTCCTGATTGGCAAGGACACACGGATTTCCGGCTACATGCTGGAAGCTGCGCTGGAGGCCGGTTTTTCGGCTGCCGGCGTCGACGTCATGCTGGCCGGGCCGGTACCGACACCAGCGGTGGCTTACCTGACACGCGCCTTGCGCTTGTCGGCTGGCGTGGTGATCTCGGCATCCCACAATCCGTACCATGATAATGGCATCAAGTTTTTTTCCGCGCAGGGCAACAAGTTGCCGGACGCTGTAGAAACCGCCATTGAGGAAGCGCTGGAAATGCCAATTGATTGCGTGCCGTCCGAGAGGCTGGGCAAGGCCAGGCGCCTCGATGATGCGCAAGGGCGCTATATTGAATTTTGCAAAAGCACGTTTCCCAACGAGCTGGATTTGCGCGGCATGAAAATCGTCGTCGATTGCGCGCATGGCGCGGCGTATCATATTGCACCGCACGTGTTCCACGAACTGGGTGCGGAAGTGGTCGCCATCGGCAACCAGCCCAATGGCGTCAATATCAATGACGGTTACGGTGCGACGGCGCCCAAGGCCCTGGCAGCAGCCGTGCTGGAGCAGCATGCTGACCTGGGCATTGCGCTGGATGGCGATGCAGATCGCCTGATCATGGTCGATGGCGCAGGGCGGATCTACAATGGCGACGAGTTGTTGTACGTGATGGTCAAGGATCGCATGGCCAACGGCGGCTTGCCTGGCGCGGTCGGCACGCTCATGACCAACATGGCGCTGGAAGTGGCATGCCGGGAGATGGGCGTGGGTTTTGCGCGCGCCAAGGTCGGCGATCGCTATGTTCTGGAAGTGCTGCAGGAACGCGGCTGGCAAGTAGGCGGGGAGGGCTCGGGCCACCTGCTGTTCCTGGACAAGCATACGACAGGCGATGGCATTGTCTCGGCACTGCAAGTGCTGTCCGCCTTGCGGCGCAGCGGCCTTACCCTGCAGCAGGTCACGGCCGATATCGCCATGTATCCGCAAACGCTGATCAACGTGAAAGTGGCGCCTGGTTTCGACTGGCAAAAGAATGCCGCGGTTGTCGAGGAAAAGGGCATTGTGGAGCGCGAACTCGGCGATACCGGGCGTGTGCTGATCCGCGCTTCCGGTACCGAGCCCCTGCTGCGGGTCATGGTCGAGGCCAAGAATGCCGACGTGGCCCAGAACATGGCGCACCGCCTGGCAGACAAGGTCAAGGCTGCCTGA
- the folP gene encoding dihydropteroate synthase translates to MQEFLQCGRYRLALGPKDRPLVMGILNITPDSFSDSGQFMPLDSALDRAEQMIAEGADMIDIGGESTRPGAPVVSLEEELRRVMPTLYALRDCGKPLSVDTYKPEVMKEALAAGADMINDINGFNAPGALTAVNESDCGLCIMHMQRDPQTMQAAPVYEDVVRNVTDYLRQRVDAMAAAGISRARMCIDPGFGFGKTLAHNLELLKNLEVLLQELQLPLLAGMSRKTMIGMLIGKPVEQRAAGSVAAALVAAAHGARIVRVHDVAATVDALKVWQASRQDAA, encoded by the coding sequence ATGCAAGAATTTTTGCAATGCGGGCGCTACCGGCTGGCGCTCGGCCCCAAGGATCGTCCGCTGGTCATGGGGATTCTCAATATCACGCCGGATTCGTTTTCCGACAGCGGCCAGTTCATGCCACTGGACTCCGCCCTCGACCGCGCCGAACAAATGATTGCCGAAGGCGCCGACATGATCGATATCGGTGGCGAGTCGACCCGGCCGGGCGCTCCCGTAGTGTCGCTGGAAGAAGAGTTGCGGCGGGTCATGCCGACTCTCTATGCATTGCGCGATTGCGGCAAGCCGCTTTCGGTGGATACCTACAAGCCCGAAGTCATGAAAGAGGCATTGGCCGCGGGCGCGGACATGATCAATGACATCAATGGCTTCAATGCGCCGGGCGCGTTGACTGCAGTCAATGAAAGCGATTGTGGCTTGTGCATCATGCATATGCAGCGTGATCCGCAAACCATGCAGGCCGCCCCGGTTTATGAGGATGTTGTACGGAACGTGACGGACTACCTGCGCCAGCGCGTGGATGCAATGGCCGCTGCCGGCATTTCCCGCGCCCGCATGTGCATCGATCCGGGCTTTGGCTTTGGCAAAACGCTTGCGCATAATCTTGAATTGCTGAAAAATCTTGAAGTTCTCTTGCAGGAACTGCAATTGCCGCTTTTGGCCGGCATGTCGCGCAAGACCATGATTGGCATGCTGATCGGCAAGCCGGTCGAGCAGCGTGCCGCCGGCAGTGTTGCCGCCGCGCTGGTGGCTGCAGCGCATGGCGCACGCATCGTGCGGGTGCATGATGTGGCCGCGACGGTCGATGCGCTCAAGGTCTGGCAAGCGTCGCGGCAGGATGCTGCATGA
- a CDS encoding sensor domain-containing diguanylate cyclase, which produces MASILETQISEMLAATAHARALSDVLDLFAKALATVPGIDGYWVNLLNASGDSLRCMKLRLTPEYRNLEENYLGHSVQLSDVQVNTRAFKSCSVIRITVENANDAERQILLYWKAQYLVAIPICDPDTPGQTPIGVLLLMGTVGGLLDDALQAARSLIDTFYLCLANWLRMSHLEALHQEAQSAVSANHRLLDFLEEMSSLTSVEKIYELFSAELFRQLKFDIAAYVALQGEQLVLEKIVGATPALQDTSDAWQAFQSQFPYEMDEASSCAIYVFMRNSHFLVHDLQQIMHLPMAKFDRRSLGFLERPRTLFLSAIRYHKQPVGVLGLYSLSEPLSLSENDLQLLEQLTAFLGTALTNSRLYATSQAQNAEIGRLNLQLQEKVSQLAELASTDQLTGLFNFRSFGQELERRLQEAARASDKKDLSLVVLDIDHFKSFNDRFGHAAGNDVLAAIARELNRHIRQTDMACRYGGEEFVVILPNCDLEGAQLLAERIRCGIEQICVSTCNGAHRITISAGCTVRRDGDTQLTLFGRADEALYQAKAQGRNRVCCG; this is translated from the coding sequence ATGGCATCGATCCTGGAGACGCAAATTTCTGAAATGCTGGCAGCGACCGCGCATGCGCGAGCGTTGTCCGATGTGCTCGACCTGTTTGCGAAAGCGCTGGCTACGGTCCCGGGCATTGATGGATATTGGGTCAATCTCCTGAATGCTTCCGGCGATTCTCTGCGTTGCATGAAGCTCCGGCTAACGCCAGAGTATCGCAATCTTGAAGAAAATTATCTCGGCCATTCTGTCCAATTGTCCGATGTCCAGGTCAATACACGGGCCTTCAAGTCATGTTCGGTTATCCGTATTACCGTTGAAAATGCCAACGACGCGGAGCGGCAAATTTTGCTCTATTGGAAGGCGCAGTATCTGGTCGCCATTCCGATCTGTGATCCCGATACACCTGGGCAAACACCAATTGGCGTACTGCTCTTGATGGGGACTGTCGGCGGGCTGCTTGACGATGCGTTGCAAGCTGCCCGCTCGCTCATTGATACGTTTTACTTATGTCTGGCCAACTGGCTCAGGATGAGCCACTTGGAGGCATTGCACCAGGAAGCGCAGTCGGCAGTCAGTGCCAATCACCGGCTACTCGACTTTCTCGAAGAAATGAGCAGCCTGACATCAGTCGAGAAAATTTATGAATTATTTTCCGCTGAGTTGTTCCGCCAACTTAAGTTCGATATTGCCGCCTATGTGGCCTTGCAAGGTGAGCAGCTAGTGTTGGAAAAGATCGTCGGCGCCACGCCGGCACTGCAAGATACGAGCGACGCGTGGCAGGCATTCCAGTCACAGTTTCCGTATGAAATGGATGAGGCTAGCAGCTGCGCAATCTATGTATTCATGCGCAACTCTCATTTCCTGGTGCATGATTTGCAGCAGATCATGCATCTGCCAATGGCCAAGTTCGACCGGCGCAGCCTCGGCTTTCTTGAACGGCCCCGTACGCTTTTTTTATCCGCGATCCGATATCACAAGCAGCCAGTCGGCGTGCTTGGCCTGTATAGCCTGAGCGAACCCTTGTCGCTGTCGGAAAATGATCTGCAGCTGCTGGAACAGCTTACCGCATTTCTCGGCACGGCATTGACCAACAGCCGCTTGTATGCGACCAGCCAGGCGCAGAATGCCGAGATTGGACGCCTAAATCTGCAACTGCAGGAAAAGGTCAGCCAGCTGGCTGAGCTTGCGTCTACCGACCAACTGACCGGCCTGTTCAATTTTCGCAGTTTTGGGCAGGAACTCGAGCGACGCTTACAGGAAGCAGCGCGAGCGTCGGACAAGAAAGACCTGTCGCTGGTTGTGCTAGACATCGATCATTTCAAAAGCTTCAACGACCGTTTCGGTCATGCTGCCGGCAATGACGTTCTGGCGGCTATTGCGCGCGAGCTCAATCGGCACATTCGTCAGACCGATATGGCATGCCGCTATGGCGGTGAAGAGTTCGTGGTGATATTGCCGAATTGCGATCTGGAAGGCGCACAGCTTCTGGCAGAACGCATTCGCTGTGGAATTGAACAGATCTGTGTGTCGACTTGCAATGGCGCGCACCGTATTACGATTTCCGCCGGCTGTACTGTACGCCGTGATGGTGACACGCAACTAACGCTTTTCGGCCGTGCCGATGAAGCATTGTATCAAGCCAAGGCGCAGGGGCGTAACCGCGTCTGCTGCGGGTAG